A segment of the Toxotes jaculatrix isolate fToxJac2 chromosome 2, fToxJac2.pri, whole genome shotgun sequence genome:
GCTAGTAAAACACACAACCATGAAGAAAAGCTCATTATGAATGAAATTATGAATCAAAATTATGAATCAATTATGAATTATGAATCAAAACATTTGGGATTTTTCTGAGGAGCAGACACTAACTTGAGCCTCAGAGTCCCTCAGGGTTCACTGTGGGGCAAATGTTTTTAGTAACTTAATTACAGTATCAACTAAGTTGTATCCATTATTGTTACCTAATCTTATCCCCGCCTTGCCAGCaaagtctgacattttcagGAAACAGGCTTATTCACTTATTTTTTATGTCTTATTTGTTTGATCCATGTAAAAACTAAAGTTTAAGAACAACACACTTTGGTTTGCTGGATTTCTCTGCCAAGTGCAGAGACTTCCTGGCGACTCTACTCGTTATATACAGTTTATGCAAAGCTAACCATCTCCCAGCTTTGTATTTACTGCACAGATAGGAGgatggtatcaatcttctcatctaactctatATTGAAATATTCCTTGACTACACACAAGGGCAACAAGGTACACAATAATAGATTTTTACCCCAGGTCTGCCTAACAGGTTAATCTATCTAATCTTAGTCTGAGGACTAGCCCATAAAAAACTACAAGCCCCATTCATCATCATGTCACATGATTCTGCGTCATCTATAtctacactgaaaacacagagagaagcaacTTGATACTTCAGTCCACCACTTTTGTAGAGTATAAAGAGACATGTGGCCTCCAGGGGCCACTAGTGTAACAAAGCCAGATTCACTGTTAGTGTTTGGACCTTTGATACTGTGTATcgtgtttccacacacacacacacacacacacacacacacacacacacacacacacacacacacacacacacacacacagtcgcgAGACCTGAACCTCTGATGAACTGCCCTCGCTTACCGCTCAGCACTGCCTAAAATGTAGCACATACATGGGATTAAGGAGAGCCCAGAGGCCGGATGGCGGCGGCAGCAACAGCAGTGGCcatattttgggtttttttttttcatttgtttgaaagGATACAATCAGGTCTAAACACAGGGTCCCGAGGCTGCCGATGAGCCAGGGCAGGTGATGGACCATGTAGCTTTTCTCGCCTTGGCCCTCATCAGGGTTCTTCAGTAGGACACTCATGCCATATGTGGTGTTTCCCAGGATGACCAGCGCGAACAGGAAGTAAGAGACTCCCTCTGTTGACTTCCTCTTGAACTGGGGGGAGACATGAAAGGATGGGAGGGGAAGTGTGAAGAACAAAAGTCTTTTTTCTtataaagaaagagaagctgTTTTACACCGCCGTCACGTATGTTGCACCAGACTGACACCTCTATACCAGACTATCTGAATTTCATTGTTTATAATTTATGGTATTGGATGTAGTTTTACCAACATTACTCTAAAGACAAACATACTTTGGACTACTCAGTGATGCATCAGCACCTACAGTATGCAGCTGATAGTGCTAAAGAATTTATCCATTAGTAGCAGAACCCACTTTGTCATACTCACATTAGTGTAAATCTGGGGGAGCCTGGAACAGAGGTAGAGCACTGACGACACTGAGCCGATGGAGAAACCAATAATCTCTTTAGTGGTAAAAGCCTGAAGCGACAGACAGGCAGATACAACgtcactgtggaaaaaaacatccagACATAACTAGTTCACTTCACTCAGGCCACTAACTAAACAAATGAATAGGACTCACCTTGATATGGCTGACATCAGAAGTTGAGAGCAAGGCCCGACTTCTGAACCCAGAAGGAATCATTTCCTGTTGGGTGCCAAACCCAGGAGGGTGGACGAGGTTTACGGTGAAACCCAGGACGCAGGCTACACCTACCACCCTCAAAACCCTACTGTCTGGGAAAGATACAGAACCTGAGTTTACTGTTCATATTGGAAAAGACAACTCAGCACATTCCTCCGGGCAAGGGTTACTGTGTCAAAGGTAGGTAGGGGAACAAACACCACCACAACATAAAACGTGATGACATCATTACAGGGTACAGGGATTGTACTCATCCTCAGTCTGGACTAGTGTTGGATCATTGTTCATCAGCAGTGATGTAAGAAGCTTGTTTATTCAGCAGCTATGTCAGATAAAACTCTCAGAAATAAGCAGTGCCTTGGTAGTAGCTGAATCATTAAAGATTAtggttgcagttttacagtTGAGGATAAAATacatgttggtgtttttttatgtttattctgTATGAGAACAAAGGCCTGTGAGAGCAGGATACTAAATGAGGAGCTAGGATACAAAGAAGGCACTGAAACTCAGCACAAGGAAAATtgagaagtaaaacaaaaataacaaagtaaaacactCACTTTCAGCCATTTTGTTCCTCATCTTGTAGTATGAGTACATGGCCAGCATCAGTAAATCAGCCAAAACGTAATAAATGGCTGTATATGTCTGGATGACAGGGAGAAAGATACACATAACAAGTCAGAGATGAAGGGAAGTTAGATTGTCGTTACAAAGTCTTTGTCATGAAAAAGCTATTTTCTATCATTATATGGCGCCCACTGTGACGCTgacacattacattacattaagtTCATCAATtgacattaaacattttagTCATTGATCAAGACATATGAcaatttgtttgcatttttggtCCTAACAGTATAAAACAgatgcttttgtttatttacaaaaGGCTATCTGGTTTTAATAACTAATGAGCATTTCTCcctgtttttgacattttataaaccaaacaatTGATCAAAAACAGTGATTTTAGATTAACTGACACTAAAACTGATTAACTGACACCACTCAGCGTTGTCATGTCAAACACTTTAACTGAGGCAAACATTATATCACCACAGGTCACCTGAAGTGGAAGCTGGTCTGCCAAGAAGGAGCCCACTAGATTGCAACTGTCACCTCCCAACCACAGTAGCAGGAACCAAATAGAAAGGGCACTGTCCATATTGCCCTTTTTGCACGAGCTGTAGTACTGTCTGAAATCACCACAACCAAAACAACAGAATTATACAAAGGGTAtagataaaatgaaaagcacATCCTCTAAGAGACACAGACATCAAAACACTTACGGAAGAGAAGACACCATGAAGCACAGGATTGACAGGAGGCCTAAGTAGACACTGGCCATATCCCTCGCATCCTGGGCACATTCCCCAAGCCCTTCCCAAACCCATTTGGATCCATTAGGGCACAAAGAGGTGAAGTTGGCCGGTTGACTGGTCGTTCCAATGGTTTGTGTGACGGCTCCATCTGTCCACATATTCTGCTGGAGACAAGAGTCTCTGTAAGGATCCAAGGACTACTGGCAATAacaattattaatttattaacagCTTTATGTATGTCATTACGTCGCCAGCCTACAAACAATGTGCTTCCAAGAAAGCAccgaatgaaaaatgaaaaaaaaaaaaaaaaaatctcaaccaTATGGTACAGATGTGAAATTTCAGAGCTTCATCACAGTCTCAAAATAAGCCATAtaaacatcaaaaacaacatCACATACGGACCacaaatttcaaaataacttaGTTTTTCAGTTAACGCAGTCGTCAAGGGGTTAAAGGCTGTAGGATACTTAAAACAAGATGAAAACCGCCTATTTCAGATCCATATTCTGCTGCTGTTCCGCTGATTAGATCAAGACAGAGGCGACTGAGCAAAGTGGTGGTGTGAGTACAGTCATTTCTACTGGGTAACGCTAAAAGAAACATAGGTTTCCCCcaacatacccacacacacacaaaatacagtaaaaagaaaCCAGGGGGTAAATATACCAAACGTGTTAGACAACTAGCGACCAGCTAGCGACGACAAAAACAACCTAATAAAAGACAGCTAGTGCTCGTCTGTGGCCTGTGCGTCGCAAACGTCGACAAACCTTCACACTGGGAATGAATAAAAGAAGAGAATTATCTTGCCTGTGTGGCCTCGGACATCCCAGCAGAAGtcctctgcaaaacaaaactgaccCGGACCGCGGAGAAATAACAAGGAAGCGTAAACAAGACCGATGTGTCCGTGAGCTGATTGGTCGCCACGCTGATACGTCACGACGTTTTCAGCGTagcagtcacaaaaaaaaaaaaacagtcccgCCTTCTAAATAAAGCTTTAACCTTAAAAACTGTTtataacacattttaacacaacGTGGACTTAAGAAGCATAAAAATGAGTATGGCAAGAAAGTTTATCTTTTTTCATAATAAttgtaaaaacacaataaacgtTAGTCAAGGTGATATTATTCCGTCACAGAGGTACTGTAAAGAACAAGTGTCTTCATCATGGATACATCCAACatagttatttttctttccttctaaAATCCCACCGTGACTTACTGTCTTACTTACTCTCATGAAAATAGCAAATGTTCAAATCTGAGAAGCTGCAACCATTGAATCTTTTAGCATTTTTGCATAAAGACAACCtaacagattaatcaattatcCAACTTGTTGCCAGCtacttttctgtcagtcaactgactgattaatcaactaatcaattcaGCTCTCCTGCACTGGTTGGTTTCTGGGTGGCTGGGGACATAATGAATCTGCCATGTATAGTTGAGGTCAGTAGGGGCTGCAGAACTTTCTTTGATCTCTGATGCAAATATTTCTTTCCCTCTGAGGATTTTTTATGACTTCGAAGGTTGAGAACTAAATTGTTATTCTGCTTCACACAGTTCAGGATTTACAGCATAACAGTGCATGTATGACAGTCTCTGCTGCAGACTGTTCAATTGTAAGATTTATTAAGGTTGCGGAACAAGCTAATGGTATGCTTTCATGTTAATGTTACTTTTCTCTTGAACGGGGACAATATAGCGGTGCCAATCTGATGATCCGGCgctcacacatttcacacactctCATCACATATCAACAAGCCTTGTTAAAGTGGATTATTTCGCTGCACATGGTAATTCAGTCTTTAGTCCTGAGGCCTCATACATTCTTCAACAAGCTTTGCATTTTAGTGTGCGGCCGTGAAAAACAATTTCATATCCAGGTCCGTAAGGGTTAATCCGACGTAAAACAGGCTTGTATGCAAATGTTGTTACTCAGTGATCTTCGAAGAGGTCGTTAGTCTGTAgaggactgttttttttatgtatgaaGAGATGATGAGTTGTGTCTATCATAATTAATTAAGAACCTATCCCAGTTGTTCCCAGTACACAAAACGTACAGTACACAAAAAGTTTATAATGTCACTTTTACTTTGTGACGAGTGACAACATCTCCCCCCGACATTAAATCAACTACAGCCAAAGACAGTTGTAAAGAGAAAACATCCTACCTGGAGAGGATGATTCAATCCACCGTCAGACTTTGAatgaaaaggcagagagaaaggactTTACTTGGCTATTTCCGCAGTTTCTGAGGCATAAAATGTGTCAGCTGACGATCTGTCAGACTGACGACTCAGCACCTCGCCACGCTGATGTCAGCTCGTCTGAATCTCTGGTTAAGTTTCCACTGCTTCTGTCACGTGCCACTGTTGTATGTCGATGCCCGACTTCTCCTTGTCAGAGATCACTGCAGCTGTTTAACTCTGAAGCCTGGGAGTGGAAACTGCTCAGTTTGTTTGAATGGTGCCTTTCATTTTACAGCTAGAACATGATGGTGGGTGAACATGAAGTTAAGACGGGCTAGCAGAATTGCTGAATGTTACTTAGGCCGTGTTTAGTAGTTTAACAGGTAAGAGTACCACATGACTGACCGACTCATCTCACAGGCGTTTATGCTTTGAGTCCACTGGCCTTCATCATGAGAGACATTTGATATATCAGTAAGAAAAGCACAGCTCTAAATTATAAAGTTAATGATGGTTGTCTGCTTCAGTGTCAaggtcctggtattgtgcatcTTGGCTCCCTGTCATGTCTTACTGGGGACGCTTTGATATAACAGAGTCAGCGTTAATGTCCTTGCTAACACTTTTGCTTCTCCtacagtgaaatgtgaaagtgaaatacctgctttgaaaaaaaaaaaacagcattaaatttaattatacCATCCACAAGGCTAGATATCACTGAgggtgtgtgagatgtgtttAAGGTGAACTACTTCTTTAAGAACTCCCTGGGAAGGCCAAACCTACTCATCAccacacattttctttgataTATTTCAAGAACAGTTTTTATTGATGACGCACCCAAACATCTATACTGTAGGAATACCTTCAGTGGGCTAGATTCTCTTATTTACATAATGCTTCCACAAAGTCATACAAATACTTGGTAGGTTTCATGTCAAAGTATAGATATAATACATTAAACAGAACATgggatttaaatgttttataaagcAATTGTCACAACAAATCTACAAATGAAAACGGGtgatagaaaataaaagacCAATCGTTAATTTAACTACTGCAAAACAAGTCCTACTTCAAAATCTGTACAAGCCAGTTGAGTGTCCATGACATAAGGAGGGGAATGCAGCTCCTCTATTTTTCTGTCCTCAAGAGCTCTGATCAAGGCAGCCTTCTTATGTAGTTGACAGCAATTCTTTCAAAGGCAAGGATTAGATAAACCAAGCAGTTTGTACAGCGAATCTTGTCCTTTTTGTTTGCTGCCCCAAACTAAGGAGAAGTGGGGGACACGAGGAAGACAGTTTTTCACCTCTCGTTTCTTTTGCGGTTGGTTCTCACTTGATGTGGACCACtttctcatctgtttttaaTCGTTTGCGTCTGGGCTGTATGAAGTCATCCTCAGAGTCGTCTgtgtcatcctcctccttctccttgtcaTCTAGAGACTCCGGTTCAGGTGTTTCTGGGAAGCTCTGCCCTGGAAACAtctcctgcagcttctcctcaAAGTACAGACTCACCGCCTTCCCAGATATTGCCATCTCCGATCCCACCTGccagatgaagaggaggagggtggggggtggggggggtggaaGGGGAAGAGGGTGAAGAGTGATGTGGAGGAAGCAGGTGTGAGGAATGAATGGGTTGAAGCAGGGAAGAG
Coding sequences within it:
- the slc66a1 gene encoding lysosomal amino acid transporter 1 homolog isoform X3, which codes for MWTDGAVTQTIGTTSQPANFTSLCPNGSKWVWEGLGECAQDARDMASVYLGLLSILCFMVSSLPQYYSSCKKGNMDSALSIWFLLLWLGGDSCNLVGSFLADQLPLQTYTAIYYVLADLLMLAMYSYYKMRNKMAENSRVLRVVGVACVLGFTVNLVHPPGFGTQQEMIPSGFRSRALLSTSDVSHIKAFTTKEIIGFSIGSVSSVLYLCSRLPQIYTNFKRKSTEGVSYFLFALVILGNTTYGMSVLLKNPDEGQGEKSYMVHHLPWLIGSLGTLCLDLIISMQFIIYRKAPEEANSGYDETTPLMGS
- the slc66a1 gene encoding lysosomal amino acid transporter 1 homolog isoform X2, yielding MSEATQNMWTDGAVTQTIGTTSQPANFTSLCPNGSKWVWEGLGECAQDARDMASVYLGLLSILCFMVSSLPQYYSSCKKGNMDSALSIWFLLLWLGGDSCNLVGSFLADQLPLQTYTAIYYVLADLLMLAMYSYYKMRNKMAENSRVLRVVGVACVLGFTVNLVHPPGFGTQQEMIPSGFRSRALLSTSDVSHIKAFTTKEIIGFSIGSVSSVLYLCSRLPQIYTNFKRKSTEGVSYFLFALVILGNTTYGMSVLLKNPDEGQGEKSYMVHHLPWLIGSLGTLCLDLIISMQFIIYRKAPEEANSGYDETTPLMGS
- the slc66a1 gene encoding lysosomal amino acid transporter 1 homolog isoform X1, with the protein product MSEATQQNMWTDGAVTQTIGTTSQPANFTSLCPNGSKWVWEGLGECAQDARDMASVYLGLLSILCFMVSSLPQYYSSCKKGNMDSALSIWFLLLWLGGDSCNLVGSFLADQLPLQTYTAIYYVLADLLMLAMYSYYKMRNKMAENSRVLRVVGVACVLGFTVNLVHPPGFGTQQEMIPSGFRSRALLSTSDVSHIKAFTTKEIIGFSIGSVSSVLYLCSRLPQIYTNFKRKSTEGVSYFLFALVILGNTTYGMSVLLKNPDEGQGEKSYMVHHLPWLIGSLGTLCLDLIISMQFIIYRKAPEEANSGYDETTPLMGS